The Solanum lycopersicum chromosome 2, SLM_r2.1 DNA window caACATCTATGCAATTgcaaacatacataaaataaaaatatatatgttcatAATTGTTAGAAGTGAAGATGGGAAATTGTTTGAGACATGGAGAATGTGTGGCACCAATGACAAGTTTAGatgtagaaaaagaaagattattaTGGATTAATACTGGTAATAGTAAGATTAGAGGGACAAAAATCAGAATAACAAAGAAGGAGTTAGAGGACATGTTAAGAGGATTGAACATGCAAGATGTTACGGTAGATCAAGTTTTATCTACAATATTGATCAATTCAAGGAGCCATGGCTATCATCATCGGAATCAACGTCAATGGCGTCCCGTTCTCCAAAGAATTCCTGAGGTTTATTGAAGAAGTAAGAAGATTATCGTTTAGGTTCAGAAGAAACgaatttaagatttaaattgTAAATGATTGATAAGTTAGATTGAGAACATATGTAATAGCAGAACTACTTTTTTGTGATAATGAATGAATGCTAATTTTAAAGCATATGTAAATTCCTAAGATACctatttcttggatttttttaCTGAGAAAATTAAAGTTTTCGATCCCACGATGAATTTTCTGCTTTataaataataggaaaaaagaaaatagaattaattaaattggatTATATTgaacaaaaatacatatatcaatatataggaTGAGAACTATTATTTgttgaagaaaataatgaatttctCAGTATGCAACTCTtcaaattttctagattttgaaATTGTAGCAAATAGAATATTTTAATGTCCGACTCTTAAATGTTCGTCCAACTCTATTCATATTATAAAGTTAACATTGTATTTTAAAGTCCAATTAGATTTCATTGTGATTCGAATTTATGTCCATGcaaatcaatattagtacaCGTTTTAAATTATAACTTTATCCCATATGAAATTATACCTTGAAAGGTATAAAGGTCATCAAATATTTGTAGAATAGTTTGGTTATCAACATTTGATATCCAATGTTATTATAATAGCAAATTACAGAAATCATAAATTTACAATTTATCccttaaaaaattgtaattataaatttttttcaaaacagatataataatataaggttgatacattaatttgatgcgcgagatacatacATTTGATGAGCGAGATACTCTAATCTGATGCACGAGGTATATTTAATACATGATACACTAGTTTGATGCGCGAGATAGACTcatctgatgcgcgagatacactCATCTAATGTGTGAGGTACATTTATTACATGATACAGTAATTTGATAAGCGAGATACATCAATTATActaaaatatgagatttgagcTAATTATTGTATATAATAGATAGATGATCCATGTTGTTATGGTTTTATGGACAAGCAAGCAAGAGATATTGCGTTATTTTCGCTAGTTTGAAAAAAAGCTGTTGGAGGAAAACAGGGGATGcatgaaaaagaagaatgaGGGAAAAAAAAACCAGAAAATAGATGAAATGCAAACAATAAACAGAGTATGATCCCCTTGGCATTCTTTTTTACAATACAAAATCTGTTGTGATccgaaaataaatataaaaaattattgtttcatAAAGATGGGTGGTTGTTTCAGCAAAAATAGATATCTAGAGGGAGATGGTAAAGGTACTAGCAATAGGccaggaagaagaagaagagggaaTACTGGTGTTGCATCCTATCAACATTACAAACATCCAGTTTATTATCATCCAAGACCAACAGCCCAACAAAGACATGCACACCAAGTTACTGTAAAAAGTAGTCAACCAGGTACCATTTTGGGTAAGCCCTATGAAAACATTAGAGCACATTACACACTTGGGAGAGAATTGGGTAGGGGTCAATATggagttatttatttttgtactgAAAATTCTACTAGGAGGAATTATGCTTGCAAGTCTATATTGAAGAGGAAACTTGTGAATAGGAAAGACACAGAGGATATTAAGAGGGAGATTCAAATGATGCAGCATTTGAGTGGACAACCAAATATTGTTGAATTCAAAGGTGCTTATGAAGATCACTATTCCGTGCACCTTGTCATGGAACTTTGCGCTGGAGGGGAATTGTTTGATAGAATTATTGCCAGGGGATATTACTCTGAAAAAGATGCTGCTGATATTATCAGACAGATAGTGAATGTCGTCTATATTTGTCATTTCATGGGGGTTATGCATAGAGATCTAAAGCCAGAGAATTTCTTATTGACTAGTAAGGATGAACATACAATGATCAAGGCTACTGATTTTGGCCTTTCTGTTTTCATCGAACAAGGTCAGATTCTTCAATATATATACTGATCCATCATTCTAGTTTTCACCAATGATACTATAGGGAAACACACTTTTAAGCTGTGAAGAAGCTGACGGTTTATGGAAATCAATGGCAGTGGCACAATAGAAgcctttttttctttaaattcctCTGGGATTGTTGATCTataaaagaatatgaagaaaataGATAAAGCAGTCGAGAAAAACAACCAGTCAAGAAAGAACGAGgaaaattagataaaaatttCATGATCAAGAATTAATGAGGGAAGCTCTTGCTATAGTAGACATGCGATTGTATCAATATTCTGATTCCAAAAGGATTATTACAAACTTATAGTTAAAGAGGACTACTACTTCTATAAGACCTATTAGCTAGAACAAAGTTTACtacaatataatatttcatGATGTCAACCTACGAAGTTATCCTTGGATGAGTTTGATCTTCATGTGGAAACCTGAATTAGTGGTATTAACAAAATGTTAGGTAAATGAAAGAATTTGAAGTTAAAGTTACTAATACCTAAAATAAACATGTGTTACTTCATATCACGTTGCCAGCCccctcatctctttctctttatACCATAATTAATAGGTGTACTTCGCAGGAAATCCTTTTCTCATGCAATTTACGTTACTTTGGATTCTCTATATTCTATTTGATTCTATAAACCACTAAGCCTGCTTCTCTCATAACAGAATTGTACCTATATCAGTTCCATGTGCACTTCTTGACAGTGTATTAATGATCCCACCAtgcttttattttgttttcaaagCAGTTATCAAGCCATTGTTGTCATAAGGTATCCTTGTTTCCTGTATTTAAGATCTACACAATTTTaatcatgttttatttattgatttcaggTAAGGTGTATCGCGATATAGTTGGGAGTGCATACTATGTAGCTCCTGAAGTATTGAGGCGCAGTTACGGAAAGGAAGCAGATGTATGGAGTGCAGGTGTTATTTTGTATATTCTTCTTAGTGGTGTACCTCCATTTTGGGATGGTAAGGACAGAgacaaaaacataataatatagTTTATTGGTTGTTATTTTCTGCATTCTTCTTTAACATGTTTTGCCAAATCTTTTCAGAAACTGAAAAGGGAATATTCCATGCTATACTACAAGGAGAAATTGACTTTCATAGTGATCCATGGCCATCAATATCAAATAGTGCCAAGGATCTTGTTCGAAAGATGCTCACACAGGATGCGAAAAGCAGAATCACATCAGCAGAAGTTCTTGgtatctctctctttctttttgtgtAATCAAAGGCTACACCATGATCTTCTCATTATATGTAGTACTTAATCGCAACAATGTGGTTTTATATAGACATGGAGAGCAATCGTGGTTATTTTGGTCCATAGCATGACTAATGTTATAGATTGCCAGAGCACTATTGAGGGGATTAAGTATGTGACATTCAGTAGACaatactttattttttctttacaaaacaATTGATACAATCTATTAATAACGAAGACACAGAACtacaatcaaataaaattaataaggcAATTTATGATAGTAGACATAAATGGAGTTGGAATccaaaattaaaactaaagatataaaaaatttaatgtgtGATGGAAGAGGTGCAAGGCATTGGATGTTTCTATCCCTAATCCATCCTCTTTGGATTTTCTTTTTGACAGCAACCGTCACTATTTTGTTCCATTTCCACTGTCTCCTTACCCCTTAGGATTACTAATCCCCTTACTTGGAGAGTGTAAAATAGGGACACAAGGGAGCAAATCTGCTTATTGTATTATTCCAAGAATGAGCTATTTGTCGGTATACAAGTACATCTATCTAAGGAAATAAAAGCATAAAGTTCCTAAAAAACTCTACCTATAAATGTGCTAGGTATACTATATGAAGATGCATCTATATACATTATGTAACACTCTCCATCAAGTTGGAGTATAGATATTAATCATACCCAACTTGTTACAAAGATATTCCACCCGCATCCCATTTAAAGCCTTCGTGAGTATATCACCCAATTTCTCTCCTGTCTTCACATAGCTGGTAGAAATCATGTTCTCTTGATTCTTCTCATGGACAAAGTGACAATTAACCTCACTATGTTTCATCTGTTAATGGTACACTAGGTTTGAGGCAATGTGCAGAACAACCTGATTATCACAGCGACAAGGGCTTTAAACCAACCTCAACTTAAAGGTGATGTATCCATAGTATTTTACATGCATAGTCATAAACAGTAAACTCAAAATTATGCTGGATGAACAATGAAGAATCAGACTGGCATTTAATAAACCCAAAGTAACCAAGTAATTTTTGAGTTCAGTGTACCAGGCCTTGGGAGCCTGTTTGAGGCCCTACATAGCTTGTGCAGCTTTCAAACATGTGTCAGATGTGTAGAAGCTTCTTAATTAGGTGGTTGGCGCATATAGACTTCCTCATCGAGGCAACATTGCAGGAAGTGATTATCGATGTCAAGTTGACGAATGGGCCAACTTTGTTGTGTTGCAATTGCAAGAACGAGACAAACAGTTACAGGTTTTACCTCAAGAAAAAAAGTACACTAAAAATCAAGTGGTGTACATTAGGAACCATTGGAGTGCCACCATCATCTTTAATAAGGTTGCATTAGGAACGATTGCTGTGCCACATGGCTTGGCTTCCAACTTTCCTGTTTGTGCAGTAGGTCATGTACATACTTTCTTTGGGACAAGAAAattcctttcttgcttcttgATACTTCAATGGCCAAGAAACATTTCAGTTTCCCCAAGTCTTTGGTGTGAAATTTGGCATGTAGAAGGTTCTTGAGAGAAGAAATTCCCCCAGAATCATCTCCCCTGATAACAATATCGTCAACATAgacaaatagaagaaaaataccAACCGTTGACTGCTTATAGAAGACTATGTGATCACACTTGCTCTTCTTCATCCAAATTCCTGAACTAAATCGCTAACTTTCCAAACCAAGCACGAGGACTCAACAATTTGATCCTCCTAATCAAATATGGAATTGAACATAGCTGAAGTAATAACAGCAAAGAAAATCTGTATGTGCCAAATAGCCTGACAAACTAGGCAATATCAAACCAAAGCAATTCAAGTGAAACAAAGAAATATACCAAATGCCTGAAGACGCCAGAAGAACAGTGAAAAAGAGACAGTAGTCATTGCGAAAGGTAAAACACTCACCGGAAACACTGACACGTTACAACCAGAGAATTTGTTGCAGTCTGTGATTCTAGTTGTCAAAAATTCAAGGAAATCAGTGGGCTCAGGTAGGAATTACCATATTACTCCCAAAAAACAAAGTATTGAATTCAAAGTTGCCTGAAAATTCTTCATACTCGGTGTGTGGAATGACTAGCTGCCGGAGACTCAACTGTCGCCAACGTGTGGTGGACCAGATGTTGGTGGACTTTCCTAGGTGCCAGAGATTATCAAGTCTCGTGGTGGTATTAGTTTTCGCACCACACTCACAAGGAAGAAGATGTCGCAATCTAGACCAAAGGAAAACCATCGGAGAAAAAGCACAGCGAATCAGCGTTGCTCTGATACAGACACTAGGGAGTAAATCTGCTTATCGTTTTATTCAAGAGTGAGCTATTTGTAGGTGTACAAGTAAATCTATCAaggaaataaaatcataaaatccgTAAATatctctatttcttttttgtaagtaaaatatttcattaccaaatGAGCATTACAGATCAGTAACACAAGCAAACTGGACAGCTCTCAGTTTCGCAGCAACTTCCAGTCTCTACTATCTTTACTACCAGTTCCTTACTACAATATCACCATCAAATCTAGCTAAGTACCTAGAATCTACACAGGGTAGAAATCCAGAGTTTGCAATACATAGCTTAGTGTCACGGACCTAGAGATTCTGACAagactccgtgcggcacttgacggtttACTAACGATTCTTTCACGATCTCGTAAACTCAAGTAGCCTTTTACTACTCGAAACGCAaagagaataagaagaaagacaaaGACAAAATTTTGGAAGAGAGGGCTGTATTTTATTAGTCAATTGATGAATGatttacaaatacaatgactctcctatttatactactcctaagcctaagagtaaataaatgctGCTATACAAGTCCCTAAGTACATGCACTCAATACATGTTCTACATTCCTAGAATATGTCTCTAGCTCTTCCAAAAGGCTCCTAGATTTCTCTAGTCTGCCCCAAGATTCTAGAAGGCTTCTAGATTCTTGCACAAGCCTCTCCAAGGCTCAGGGGACGCCTGCCCCTTCGTATGCTGCACTCTTGGTTTAACTCCCTAAACTTGCGCTTTGCCTCATAGATGACGTTGTTAGGGAAGAACGCCTTCTTGAACTCCTCACGGAATTGCTCCCATGTGTTCAAGGTGCATGTTCCCTTCTTGATGTCGGACTCTTTACGCCTCCACCACAATATCGCCATATCGGAGAGATACGATACGGTAATGTTGATCTTGTTCCCATCACTCCTCACCCGATTACACTTGAAATAGTTCTCCAAGTGCCATAGGAAATTTTCTACCTCTAGGGCGTTGCGGGCGCCTTTGAATATCGGTGGCTTGGGAGCCTCGACTCTGGCCTCCCTTTCCCGGTCAAGTGATGTTGATCCACCAACCTCCCTGTCTTCCTTGAACGTTTGCACTTCGGCCTTCAACGACTCAATACCGCCAAGTGCTTCCATGAGCCTGAAttccaaggaagtaatggcCTCTTTCGTCTCGAACTCGGCCAGCTGAGGTACCTCCAATTCTTTTCGGATGTTGTCGTTCTCCTCAAGGGTGAAGTCTTCAAGGGTTTTGAATTTACTGTCCACCCCATTCAAGCGCCGGCCTAAAATCTCAACGGCCTGCCTTGCCATTTCTACCCTTGCAATCCATTCTTCTCCGGCAGTGACGTCTACGGCATCCTCGCCGGTCTCTTCGCCACTTCCATCGACGATTGTGGGTAGCTGAGATGTTTGCGCCTCGCTTGGTGTGGGTTCAGGAAGAATCCCTTCATTTCCCTTCTGCTgcttcttccctttcttgttcttctttacTCCATCCGTGCGGACGTTGGGGGTGGTGCTAGCGCCGATAACGTCTCCTTCGTTCGTCATTCTCTTACGATcaacctgctctgataccacttgtcaCGGACCTAGAGATTCTGACAagactccgtgcggcacttgacggtttACTAACGATTCTTTCACGATCTCGtaaactcaagtaagccttttaCTACTCGGAACGCGaagagaataagaagaaagacaaaGACAGAATTTTGGAAGAGAGGGCTATATTTTATTAGTCAATTGATGGATGatttacaaatacaatgactctcctatttatactactcctaagcctaagagtaaataaatgctGCTATACAAGTCCCTAAGTACATGCACTCAATACATGTTCTACATTCCTAGAATATGTCTCTAGCTCTTCCAAAAGGCTCCTAGATTTCTCTAGTCTGCCCCAAGATTCTAGAAGGCTTCTAGAGTCTTGCACAAGCCTCTCCAAGGCTCAGGGGACACCTGCCCCTTCGTATGCTGCACTCTTGGGCCGCCTGCCCCTTCGTATGCTGCAAACTGGCTGGATAGGTGGCGGGACGTCACATTAGTCTTGGTTTTGTTCTTCCTCTCATATGCACCTCTTGAACAACCTAATTTTCCAGCTTGTAAGGGTTCTTGTTATCTTTTGGAAAATTTGTTGGTTCCTCTCCTGCCAAATAAGATAAATAGTTGCAGCCAGTGACATCCTATATACTTCAGCTCTTGCTTGCTTGCCTTTGCATTCAGCAATTACCCAAGTTGTTTCCTCTTCCCATCCTCGAGCCTTCCCATGGATACTTTGCCAACAGAATACCTTCTGCCACACCTGGGATGAGAACAGACTCCGAAAGAATATATGATTATGGCTATCACCATCAGTTCCACAGAGGACGCAGTGGACATCTTCTACACAGCCCCATGTTGCTAAACGATCATTTGTGAGCAGCCTGCTTTGTAATGCCAAGTAAAATGCGAAAATCCACTTAGGACAAGCTACGTTATTATAAGTCAGCCTCCTCCACTCTACCTTCTGGTAATCTCCTCTAAGAGCTTTATATAGTTGTTCTAtagaaaatttatcaatttgttCGACATACTCCTCATTCCAGTCAAAACCTAAAGTTCTTTGTGCACTTGGAGTATTTTCCTCTCCACCCATGAAGCTTGAGGTCCTAGAACACCCCATAAGGCCCTTTGTTTCCCATAATACATGTGAACCCATTTCACCCATAGTCTATCTCTTTTTAGTTTTCAAGCTCCATAGTAACTTGCTTATGGTTGTGCTATGTATACTCTATGAAGatgcatatatatacattatgtAACAGAGAGGGAAGGTTATTAACAGATTTTTAGACTATTGTAGGCTGGAGAACTAAAAATGGGACTGATCATATAATATCAACTCCCAGATGAATGGTGCCACTCAAAGAATATGATTCATTTAAAGCTAATGATATTTTCCAGGGCACTACAGTCGTTCTACATGTTCATAAAGTTAAATGATAAAGCTTGCTCTAAAGTTTCCAAACAAATTATCAACACTATctctttttaattcattttgaactGAAGCTTAAAATAAAGTATTTCACAAATATCAACACTGATCAACCGTTTGTTGATGAGATTAATTTATAGTGATATCAATTATTTGTCAACAGTGTTTTCTTTTTGGTAGATTATGTTTAcacaaaaagaattattttaaatgaacaAATATGTTGGACGTCCTTTCATGATTGTTTCTTCATTTACCAAAACTTTTAGCAAGATATATATTTT harbors:
- the LOC101256435 gene encoding calcium-dependent protein kinase 2-like; this encodes MGGCFSKNRYLEGDGKGTSNRPGRRRRGNTGVASYQHYKHPVYYHPRPTAQQRHAHQVTVKSSQPGTILGKPYENIRAHYTLGRELGRGQYGVIYFCTENSTRRNYACKSILKRKLVNRKDTEDIKREIQMMQHLSGQPNIVEFKGAYEDHYSVHLVMELCAGGELFDRIIARGYYSEKDAADIIRQIVNVVYICHFMGVMHRDLKPENFLLTSKDEHTMIKATDFGLSVFIEQGKVYRDIVGSAYYVAPEVLRRSYGKEADVWSAGVILYILLSGVPPFWDETEKGIFHAILQGEIDFHSDPWPSISNSAKDLVRKMLTQDAKSRITSAEVLEHPWLQSGEASDKPIDSAVLSRMKQFRAMNKLKKLALKVIAENLSEEEIKGLKAMFANMDTDNSGTITYEELKSGLARLGSKLSEAEVKQLMEAADVDGNGTIDYIEFVTATMHRHRLERDDDLFKAFQYFDTDHSGFITKDELESAMKEYGMGDEDTIREIIVEVDTDHDGRINYEEFCAMMRSGTQPQDKPF